From Ailuropoda melanoleuca isolate Jingjing chromosome 8, ASM200744v2, whole genome shotgun sequence, a single genomic window includes:
- the LOC105235121 gene encoding olfactory receptor 6-like, with translation MLGKNITLVSEFILVGFPTALWLQVLLFFFFLVVYLLVVVENLIIMLTVWITGSLHKPMYYFLSSLSFLEVWYVSVTVPKMLDGFLLQRRHISFTGCMTQLYFFISLACTECALLATMAYDRYVAICHRLQYPVIMTTGYCVRLVAFSYVSGFMVSVIKVYFISHVAFCGSNVMNHFFCDISPILKLACKDMSTAELVDFALAIIILVFPLITTVLSYVYIVSTILRIPSTQGRKKAFSTCASHLTVVIIYHTAMIFMYVRPRAIASFNSNKLVSAVYAVLTPMLNPFIYCLRNQEVKNAIKKTMGVGQCLLLS, from the coding sequence ATGCTGGGGAAAAATATCACTCTGGTCAGTGAATTCATCCTGGTGGGCTTCCCCACTGCCCTATGGCTACAAGTcctgctcttcttcttcttccttgtgGTCTACCTGCTGGTGGTGGTAGAGAATCTTATCATCATGCTCACTGTTTGGATCACTGGCTCCCTCCATAAGCCCATGTACTATTTTCTGAGTAGCTTGTCCTTTCTGGAGGTCTGGTATGTCTCCGTCACAGTCCCCAAGATGCTGGATGGATTCCTCCTACAGAGACGGCACATCTCCTTCACAGGTTGCATGACCCAACTCTACTTCTTTATCTCACTTGCCTGCACAGAGTGTGCGCTTCTGGCCaccatggcctatgaccgctatgtggctaTCTGCCACCGTCTCCAATACCCAGTCATTATGACCACAGGTTATTGTGTACGGCTGGTGGCTTTCTCCTATGTGAGTGGTTTCATGGTCTCCGTCATCAaggtttatttcatttcacatgttgccttttgtggttccaatgTCATGAACCACTTTTTCTGTGACATCTCACCAATCCTCAAGCTGGCTTGCAAAGACATGTCCACAGCTGAGCTAGTGGACTTTGCTTTGGCTATCATCATTCTTGTCTTCCCACTCATCACCACTGTCCTTTCCTATGTCTACATTGTCTCCACCATCCTGCGGATACCCTCCacccagggaaggaagaaagccttctccacctgtgcATCACACCTCACTGTAGTCATAATTTATCATACAGCcatgatttttatgtatgttcGGCCCAGAGCTATTGCATCATTTAATTCCAACAAACTAGTGTCAGCTGTGTATGCAGTCCTCACACCCATGCTAAATCCATTCATCTACTGCCTTAGGAACCAGGAAGTCAAAAATGCTATCAAAAAGACCATGGGTGTTGGACAGTGCCTCCTGCTCAGCTAA
- the LOC100480970 gene encoding olfactory receptor 226, with product MEQKNQSGRVSEFVLLGFPAPAPVQALLFALSLLAYVLVLTENTLIIMAIRNHPTLHKPMYFFLANMSFLEIWYVTITIPKMLAGFVGSKQSHGQLISFEGCMTQLYFFLGLGCTECVLLAVMAYDRYVAICHPLHYAVIVSGRLCVQLAAGSWAGGFGISMVKVFLISRLSYCGPNIINHFFCDVSPLLNLSCTDMSIAELTDFVLAIFILLGPLSVTGASYMAITGALVRIPSAAGCHKAFSTCASHLTVVIIFYAASIFIYARPKALSAFDTNKLVSVLYAVIVPLLNPIIYCLRNQEVKRALRRTLHLFQGQDAKHGKASRDG from the coding sequence ATGGAGCAGAAGAACCAGAGTGGAAGGGTAAGTGAGTTTGTGTTGCTGGGCTTCCCAGCTCCTGCACCAGTGCAGGCACTTTTATTTGCCCTTTCTCTGCTGGCCTATGTGTTGGTGCTGACTGAAAATACCCTCATCATTATGGCAATTAGGAATCACCCCACCCTTCACAAACCCATGTACTTCTTTCTGGCTAATATGTCCTTCTTGGAGATCTGGTATGTTACCATCACTATTCCCAAAATGTTAGCTGGCTTTGTTGGGTCCAAACAGAGCCATGGACAGCTAATTTCCTTTGAGGGCTGCATGACACAGCTCTACTTTTTCTTGGGACTGGGCTGCACTGAGTGTGTCCTTCTTGCTGTTATGGCCTACGATCGTTATGTGGCCATCTGCCATCCTCTCCACTATGCTGTCATTGTCAGTGGTCGGCTGTGTGTGCAGCTGGCAGCTGGCTCCTGGGCTGGAGGTTTCGGCATCTCCATGGTCAAGGTTTTTCTCATTTCTCGCCTCTCTTACTGTGGACCCAACATCATCAACCACTTTTTCTGTGATGTCTCCCCATTGCTCAATCTTTCATGCACTGACATGTCAATAGCAGAGCTTACAGACTTTGTTCTGGCCATTTTTATCCTGCTGGGGCCACTTTCTGTCACTGGGGCCTCCTACATGGCCATCACTGGTGCTCTGGTGCGCATTCCTTCAGCTGCTGGGTGCCATAAAGCCTTTTCCACCTGTGCCTCTCATCTCACTGTTGTGATCATCTTCTACGCGGCCAGTATCTTCATCTATGCCCGGCCAAAGGCACTCTCAGCTTTTGACACCAACAAGCTAGTTTCTGTACTCTATGCTGTCATTGTACCATTGCTTAACCCTATCATTTACTGCTTGCGCAATCAAGAGGTCAAGAGAGCCCTACGCCGTACCCTGCACCTATTCCAGGGCCAAGATGCTAAGCATGGGAAAGCTAGCAGAGATGGGTAG